A DNA window from Pontimonas salivibrio contains the following coding sequences:
- a CDS encoding PH domain-containing protein, giving the protein MTEAANGPAPTKRAQTYADGDWHRLHPLTPVLRGGLAVAAVAGVFLATVWDQALSAFSNYLVYQEFPDTEIGELPPLPFGGSLLVGTGLILLVAALGAGWLWLTWFMHTVRIDDDVIEVRDGVLFRTHRRARRDRINSVAIWRPLIPRLLGLSKLEFQAAGSDANVSLSYLAYPVATELRRIVVQSEHSHREPSQSQHSQSMEGATDAEGGNSAAVGDSVDYATVALGGSDGVEPDVVRHVEVPFGRLLGSLIVSLETFWFVLVFAVIIGGFVITGDLEWWIGAFPAALVYVISIARGWTRASQFRLETVGDSVRVSYGLLSTTAASIPPDKVHALHISQPWPWRLFGWWRVEIHRAITPGQSESNQGPSHQMVLPVGHLDDVRTVAKLFVHEALGDRGLAAIEAGATGSLAQTLAADNTSLDHDTAGRGGTDDLIIRPGRMARLRLILSFHVHSLGIIEGALWLRTGVLVRKLGIVPLRRIQSAARFRGPWHAITGLDGLECNIVPGPGVTRMVGFEKTDARPFLETLSTRIVRAIEHNRETSTGHLTPPRPDTVSPTALSATATTQQIGHES; this is encoded by the coding sequence GTGACGGAGGCGGCGAATGGGCCAGCCCCCACCAAACGCGCCCAGACATACGCCGATGGGGACTGGCACCGACTACACCCACTGACCCCAGTGCTCCGCGGGGGTTTAGCAGTAGCCGCCGTTGCGGGTGTGTTTCTGGCTACCGTGTGGGACCAAGCCCTATCAGCGTTCTCGAACTACCTGGTCTACCAAGAGTTTCCGGACACCGAAATTGGTGAATTACCTCCACTGCCATTTGGGGGTTCCCTGCTGGTGGGGACAGGACTCATCCTGTTGGTGGCTGCTTTAGGTGCCGGGTGGCTGTGGCTGACCTGGTTTATGCACACCGTGCGCATTGACGATGACGTGATTGAAGTGCGAGACGGGGTGCTATTTCGCACACACCGCCGTGCACGGCGAGACCGAATCAACAGTGTCGCCATTTGGCGACCACTCATCCCCAGACTTCTCGGTTTGTCAAAACTGGAATTCCAGGCAGCAGGATCTGACGCGAACGTCAGCCTGTCCTACCTCGCCTACCCAGTGGCAACCGAACTTCGACGCATTGTCGTGCAGTCAGAGCACAGCCACAGGGAGCCAAGTCAGAGCCAGCACAGCCAGAGCATGGAGGGTGCCACCGATGCAGAGGGTGGTAATTCCGCCGCAGTGGGTGACTCTGTCGATTACGCCACGGTTGCTTTGGGGGGAAGCGACGGTGTGGAACCGGACGTGGTCCGCCACGTCGAAGTGCCCTTCGGTCGACTTTTAGGTTCGCTGATTGTGAGCTTGGAAACCTTTTGGTTCGTTCTGGTGTTTGCGGTGATCATCGGGGGGTTCGTGATCACCGGGGATCTGGAGTGGTGGATTGGGGCGTTTCCTGCTGCCTTGGTCTATGTGATCTCCATTGCCAGGGGGTGGACTAGGGCCAGCCAATTCCGGTTAGAAACAGTGGGTGATTCGGTTCGAGTCAGCTACGGCTTGCTCTCAACAACCGCTGCCAGTATTCCCCCCGACAAGGTTCACGCCCTCCACATCTCACAACCGTGGCCGTGGCGGCTTTTTGGTTGGTGGCGAGTCGAAATACACCGCGCGATCACCCCAGGCCAGTCCGAATCAAACCAAGGCCCCTCACACCAAATGGTTCTGCCCGTTGGCCACCTAGATGACGTTCGCACTGTGGCGAAGTTGTTTGTTCACGAAGCTCTAGGCGACCGCGGCCTCGCTGCCATCGAGGCCGGAGCGACCGGCTCGCTCGCCCAGACACTGGCGGCGGACAACACATCCTTGGATCACGACACCGCGGGACGCGGTGGCACAGACGACCTCATCATTCGACCGGGCAGGATGGCACGCCTGCGCCTCATTTTGTCCTTCCACGTTCACAGCCTCGGGATTATTGAGGGCGCCCTGTGGCTTCGCACCGGAGTTCTGGTGCGAAAGTTGGGGATTGTGCCCCTTCGCCGCATTCAAAGCGCTGCGCGCTTTCGCGGCCCGTGGCACGCAATTACCGGTTTAGACGGGTTGGAATGCAATATCGTTCCAGGGCCCGGAGTGACACGCATGGTGGGGTTTGAAAAGACTGACGCCAGACCATTCTTGGAAACTCTTTCCACGCGAATAGTGCGAGCAATTGAACACAACCGTGAAACCAGCACCGGGCACCTCACCCCACCACGCCCAGACACTGTGAGCCCCACTGCGTTAAGTGCCACTGCAACCACGCAACAGATAGGCCACGAATCGTGA
- a CDS encoding PH domain-containing protein, whose amino-acid sequence MSDTEPTSPSEGNAGNAAVHAGPTDSAVANSEQEEITWQGISPKHMVDEFVTLGFLFALIIGATLLPLLRPDVLPPFLAWIVFGLAVVVGVGNLVLVPFRVRAMRYWLRDDDFVFRRGVIFQRQVAVPYGRLQLVDINRGPLSRLLGLAEIRLVTAAASSGVTIPGIVMADAEVLRDDLVALAESRRAGL is encoded by the coding sequence ATGAGTGACACCGAACCCACTTCGCCCTCAGAAGGCAACGCTGGTAATGCCGCTGTGCATGCCGGTCCCACCGATTCTGCGGTGGCCAATAGTGAGCAGGAAGAGATTACCTGGCAGGGCATTTCACCCAAACACATGGTCGACGAATTTGTCACCCTCGGCTTTCTTTTTGCGCTCATTATCGGCGCCACCCTGCTGCCACTCCTTCGCCCCGACGTGCTGCCACCATTTCTGGCGTGGATTGTCTTTGGACTGGCCGTAGTCGTCGGAGTGGGAAACCTCGTCCTGGTGCCCTTCAGGGTTCGAGCCATGCGCTACTGGCTTCGAGATGACGACTTTGTGTTTCGCCGCGGAGTGATCTTCCAACGTCAAGTCGCTGTCCCCTACGGCAGGTTGCAATTGGTCGACATCAACCGCGGGCCCTTGTCTCGCCTTCTCGGTTTGGCAGAAATTCGACTCGTTACCGCAGCGGCAAGCTCCGGCGTCACGATTCCAGGAATCGTGATGGCCGATGCGGAAGTGCTCCGTGACGACCTTGTCGCGCTCGCCGAATCGAGGCGAGCAGGACTGTGA
- a CDS encoding DUF3180 domain-containing protein: MTPTRPGIITALFAVGAVVMFVAEMVLVRMGEPVFTPSLTLGVTLLLIGGLLPALAWPIRQATKDRSDAKDDAPTTRAPAINPFYAMRVLLLAKAGSLTGALLAGVGVGVVVFFLGRMVVVWDSVIVAAVTGLGGVILVVGSLLAERWCQIPPSDDDNSAVEGELA; the protein is encoded by the coding sequence GTGACTCCCACTCGCCCGGGGATCATCACAGCGTTGTTCGCCGTGGGGGCGGTAGTCATGTTTGTGGCCGAAATGGTGTTGGTGCGAATGGGCGAACCGGTGTTCACCCCATCACTCACCCTCGGAGTCACCCTGCTACTTATTGGGGGACTCTTGCCGGCACTGGCCTGGCCTATTCGACAGGCCACGAAAGACAGGTCGGACGCTAAAGACGATGCGCCCACGACAAGGGCACCCGCAATAAATCCCTTTTACGCGATGAGGGTGTTACTTCTCGCGAAAGCCGGATCCCTCACAGGCGCCCTATTGGCCGGTGTGGGCGTGGGTGTTGTGGTCTTTTTCTTGGGACGAATGGTGGTCGTCTGGGATTCGGTGATTGTCGCCGCTGTGACAGGACTCGGCGGAGTCATTCTGGTGGTCGGTAGTCTGCTAGCCGAGCGCTGGTGTCAAATACCACCCAGCGACGACGACAATTCCGCAGTGGAAGGAGAACTCGCATGA
- the folK gene encoding 2-amino-4-hydroxy-6-hydroxymethyldihydropteridine diphosphokinase, whose translation MSHEDIPAAATPVEHEARDRALLPREHWHHAVVALGSNLGDREETLFQAVADLRATEGIRVLVESGLHETVALTASGYDDTAPGYVNQVVLIETAWQPEALLDILLGIEAQHGRTRDGTAYANRTLDLDLISYDDVQSHSSRLTLPHPRAHEREFVLRPWSEIDPEATLPGLGPVRQLLSHLGDQVVSQANPTGAQEQA comes from the coding sequence ATGAGTCACGAAGATATCCCGGCTGCTGCCACACCGGTCGAACATGAGGCGCGTGATCGGGCCTTGCTGCCCCGCGAACATTGGCATCACGCAGTGGTGGCTCTGGGCAGCAACCTGGGTGACCGGGAGGAAACACTGTTCCAGGCTGTTGCCGACCTGAGGGCCACTGAAGGAATTCGTGTCCTCGTTGAATCTGGCCTTCACGAGACGGTGGCGCTCACCGCATCCGGTTATGACGACACAGCACCGGGCTATGTGAACCAAGTTGTCTTGATCGAAACGGCATGGCAACCAGAAGCCCTGTTAGACATTTTGTTAGGAATCGAAGCTCAGCACGGCAGAACGCGCGATGGAACCGCGTATGCCAACCGCACACTCGATCTGGACCTCATCAGCTACGACGATGTCCAGTCACACTCGTCGCGGCTCACTCTTCCCCACCCCCGCGCGCACGAACGAGAGTTCGTGCTTCGCCCGTGGAGTGAAATCGATCCAGAGGCCACCCTTCCGGGCCTTGGCCCGGTCAGGCAACTACTCAGCCATTTAGGGGACCAGGTAGTTTCCCAGGCCAACCCCACCGGAGCCCAGGAGCAGGCGTGA
- the folB gene encoding dihydroneopterin aldolase: MADRIVVTGLELWGYHGVFDHEKQDGQRFLIDLDIELDTAVSADSEDVADTVNYAELIDAVEAVVTGEPVDLIETLAAKVLGVVWEFPQPVAATVTVHKPGAPLSQKVADIAVTVTRNRPESTP, from the coding sequence GTGGCTGATCGGATTGTCGTGACCGGGTTAGAACTGTGGGGCTACCACGGGGTGTTTGACCATGAAAAACAAGACGGCCAGCGCTTCCTCATCGACTTAGACATTGAGTTGGACACTGCTGTGTCCGCCGACAGTGAGGATGTGGCAGACACCGTGAACTATGCCGAACTCATCGACGCGGTCGAGGCGGTCGTCACCGGAGAGCCGGTGGACCTGATTGAAACCTTGGCAGCGAAGGTGCTGGGTGTGGTGTGGGAATTTCCACAACCTGTGGCCGCAACGGTGACCGTTCACAAACCGGGTGCCCCGCTGTCACAGAAGGTGGCAGATATCGCTGTCACCGTGACGAGGAATCGACCAGAATCGACACCATGA
- the folP gene encoding dihydropteroate synthase, whose protein sequence is MSVQVPALWGVLNVTPDSFSDGGLYLDPDAAIARGVQMALDGASVIDVGAESTRPGATRIDADTEIARLEPVVRGLVEEGIIVSVDTMRSDTALRMVECGADIINDVSGGQADPEMFHRIATAGVDYVMMHWRGHSDQMDSLAHYGDVVSDVVAELGTRRDAAVDAGIDPERIMLDPGLGFAKNTEHNWELLRGIEAIAQMGHDVLVGGSRKRFLGALLPEGHTATERDGVSVALSVALAGRGVRALRVHEPSQHRVALEVWRRAQPGGE, encoded by the coding sequence GTGAGCGTCCAGGTCCCGGCGTTGTGGGGAGTGTTAAACGTCACCCCCGATTCGTTTAGTGACGGAGGCCTCTACCTTGACCCGGATGCAGCCATCGCCCGGGGTGTGCAGATGGCCTTGGATGGTGCGAGCGTCATTGATGTGGGTGCCGAATCCACGAGGCCAGGTGCCACACGAATCGATGCGGACACAGAGATTGCTCGACTGGAACCCGTGGTGCGGGGCCTGGTGGAAGAAGGAATCATTGTCAGTGTCGACACGATGCGCTCGGACACAGCACTGCGCATGGTGGAGTGTGGTGCGGACATCATTAACGACGTATCCGGTGGCCAAGCCGACCCGGAAATGTTCCACCGCATTGCGACAGCCGGTGTCGACTACGTGATGATGCACTGGCGTGGCCACAGTGACCAGATGGACTCTCTCGCCCACTACGGCGACGTCGTCAGCGACGTAGTCGCTGAGCTTGGCACGCGCCGTGATGCTGCCGTAGACGCCGGTATTGACCCTGAGCGGATCATGCTGGACCCAGGGCTAGGTTTTGCCAAAAACACCGAGCACAACTGGGAGCTTCTTCGAGGTATCGAGGCCATCGCCCAGATGGGACACGACGTGCTCGTGGGAGGCTCCAGGAAACGATTCCTCGGAGCACTGCTGCCTGAAGGACACACTGCCACTGAGCGAGACGGAGTCTCCGTCGCGCTCAGTGTCGCGCTCGCCGGTAGGGGAGTGCGAGCACTTCGGGTCCATGAACCGAGCCAACACCGGGTGGCCCTTGAGGTCTGGCGCCGCGCGCAACCAGGAGGTGAGTAG
- the folE gene encoding GTP cyclohydrolase I, which produces MDDQRLQDAVTELLEALGENPERDGLQGTPGRVSKLFQELYRGVGIDPVTVLEEARPLAEAEDQFGDFVALRGIAFSSICEHHLLPFRGTADVGYQPADKLVGLGILADVVEIAASRPQMQERLGDMVADALVRSGVAAGSVVVLRGEHGCVQHRGPKLSESETVTVATAGSFRDPAARREALLSMGSAPLADADPTLPHGSN; this is translated from the coding sequence GTGGATGACCAAAGGCTCCAGGATGCCGTCACCGAACTGCTAGAAGCCTTGGGGGAAAACCCCGAGCGTGATGGTTTGCAGGGCACACCAGGGCGGGTCAGCAAGCTGTTCCAGGAGCTCTACCGCGGTGTCGGGATTGACCCAGTGACTGTGCTGGAGGAAGCACGGCCTTTGGCCGAAGCAGAAGATCAGTTCGGTGATTTTGTCGCCCTTCGCGGCATCGCTTTTAGTTCCATCTGTGAACACCACCTTCTGCCTTTTCGGGGCACAGCGGATGTGGGGTACCAACCGGCAGACAAACTGGTCGGTTTGGGAATCCTGGCCGACGTTGTCGAAATCGCCGCGTCCAGGCCACAAATGCAAGAGCGCCTGGGCGACATGGTCGCCGACGCTCTTGTCCGCTCCGGCGTTGCCGCCGGTTCGGTAGTGGTCTTGCGTGGAGAGCACGGTTGTGTCCAGCACCGCGGACCAAAACTGTCCGAATCAGAAACCGTCACCGTGGCGACCGCGGGAAGCTTTCGTGACCCGGCCGCCAGGCGAGAAGCACTGTTATCGATGGGTAGTGCACCATTAGCTGACGCTGACCCGACGCTCCCACACGGAAGCAACTAG
- the ftsH gene encoding ATP-dependent zinc metalloprotease FtsH: MAKKKEFSWKSLVRGPIPYIGAGVLVVVVGLSLLNLGGYRSISTQEGLGLLQDNRVQEATIIDIEQRVDLELKNSYENQGNLVQFYYVAPRGDEVVAAVNNSQVESFTDEVPQGNWFLSFLGLMLPFLIIGIIFWFLLTSMQGGGSRVMQFGKSKAKLVSKETPTVTFEDVAGATEAIEELDEIKDFLKDSERFTKVGAKIPKGVLLYGPPGTGKTLLARAVAGEANVPFYSISGSDFVEMFVGVGASRVRDLFNQAKENAPAIIFVDEIDAVGRHRGAGMGGGHDEREQTLNQLLVEMDGFDPKLNVIMIAATNRPDILDPALLRPGRFDRQIQVDAPDMKGRAAILNVHAKGKPMAKDVDLDVLARKTPGFTGADLANVLNEAALLTARGGKNKLTNELLDEAVDRVMAGPQRRSRMMSDQEKLITAYHEGGHALAAAAMRNTDPVTKVTILPRGRALGYTMVVPLDDKYSVTRNELLDQLTYAMGGRVAEEIVFRDPTTGASNDIEKATSIARRMVTEFGMSSDVGAVKLGQASGEVFLGRDMGHQRDYSDSVAERVDQEVRALIDNAHKEAWKVLSDNRSILDRLATELLEKETLDHHQLADIFDGVKQLPERPLWRSYEGRPQSKKPPVKVPEKPKAPAKKAPAKKAAPKKPAAKSTAKSATAGKPAGTGSRNTSSSDGSPSQTTGSDTPSGA, translated from the coding sequence ATGGCCAAAAAGAAAGAGTTTTCCTGGAAGTCGCTTGTGCGCGGACCCATCCCCTACATCGGCGCCGGAGTGTTGGTCGTTGTGGTGGGCCTGTCACTGCTGAACCTCGGTGGTTACCGAAGTATTTCCACCCAAGAAGGCCTCGGGCTCTTACAAGATAACCGCGTGCAAGAAGCCACCATTATCGACATCGAACAACGCGTCGATCTGGAGTTGAAAAACTCGTACGAGAACCAGGGCAACTTGGTGCAGTTTTACTATGTGGCACCCCGCGGTGACGAAGTTGTCGCTGCGGTCAATAACTCCCAGGTGGAATCCTTCACCGACGAAGTTCCCCAAGGAAACTGGTTTCTTAGTTTCCTGGGTCTGATGTTGCCGTTTTTGATTATCGGCATCATCTTCTGGTTCCTGCTCACCTCCATGCAGGGTGGCGGCTCCCGGGTGATGCAGTTTGGAAAATCTAAAGCCAAGCTGGTCAGCAAAGAAACTCCGACGGTAACGTTTGAGGATGTGGCCGGGGCAACAGAAGCCATAGAAGAACTCGACGAAATTAAAGACTTCCTCAAAGACTCGGAGCGGTTTACCAAAGTGGGGGCAAAAATCCCTAAAGGTGTCCTGCTCTATGGCCCACCCGGAACAGGTAAAACACTGCTCGCCCGGGCTGTCGCCGGCGAAGCCAATGTCCCGTTCTATTCCATCTCAGGTTCCGACTTTGTCGAAATGTTTGTCGGTGTGGGAGCCAGTCGTGTGCGCGACCTGTTCAACCAGGCGAAAGAGAACGCCCCGGCGATCATCTTTGTTGACGAAATCGACGCCGTCGGTCGACACCGCGGTGCCGGTATGGGTGGCGGACACGATGAGCGTGAACAAACTCTCAACCAGTTGCTGGTCGAAATGGACGGGTTTGATCCGAAACTAAACGTCATCATGATTGCGGCGACAAACCGGCCCGACATTTTGGACCCAGCACTGCTTCGCCCAGGCCGGTTTGACCGACAAATCCAAGTCGACGCACCGGATATGAAAGGCCGTGCGGCCATTTTGAATGTCCACGCCAAAGGAAAACCGATGGCCAAAGACGTCGACCTCGACGTGTTGGCCAGAAAAACCCCCGGTTTCACCGGGGCAGATTTGGCCAACGTGTTAAACGAAGCCGCACTCCTCACCGCACGCGGTGGGAAGAACAAGCTCACTAACGAACTGCTTGATGAAGCAGTCGATCGGGTGATGGCCGGACCGCAGCGGCGAAGCCGCATGATGTCGGATCAAGAAAAACTGATTACTGCCTATCACGAGGGCGGCCACGCTTTAGCTGCTGCGGCGATGCGTAACACCGATCCGGTCACGAAGGTCACCATTTTGCCCAGAGGCCGTGCACTCGGTTACACCATGGTGGTTCCCCTCGACGACAAATATTCGGTGACCAGAAATGAACTTCTCGATCAGTTGACCTACGCCATGGGTGGCCGTGTTGCCGAAGAAATTGTCTTTCGGGATCCCACTACGGGTGCATCTAATGACATTGAGAAGGCCACCAGTATCGCCAGGCGCATGGTCACCGAATTTGGCATGAGTAGTGACGTCGGTGCGGTGAAACTGGGTCAAGCAAGCGGTGAAGTGTTTTTGGGCCGTGACATGGGACACCAAAGGGACTATTCGGACTCGGTGGCGGAACGTGTCGACCAAGAAGTGCGGGCGCTGATTGACAACGCCCACAAAGAAGCGTGGAAAGTCTTAAGCGATAACCGCAGCATTTTGGACCGCCTCGCCACGGAACTGTTGGAAAAAGAAACCCTCGACCACCACCAGTTGGCTGACATTTTTGACGGCGTAAAGCAGCTGCCCGAGCGGCCACTCTGGCGCTCCTATGAAGGCCGTCCGCAGTCGAAAAAGCCACCGGTGAAAGTACCGGAAAAACCCAAAGCTCCGGCGAAAAAAGCTCCGGCTAAAAAGGCCGCTCCAAAGAAGCCTGCCGCGAAGTCGACGGCCAAGTCGGCGACAGCAGGGAAGCCGGCCGGCACAGGCTCTCGCAACACTTCCAGTTCCGATGGTTCCCCTTCCCAAACCACCGGTTCCGATACCCCATCGGGTGCGTAA
- the hpt gene encoding hypoxanthine phosphoribosyltransferase has protein sequence MDTADVQGDLEDILLTPEQISTRIAEIAREIESDLEGETPLLVGVLRGAVMVMADLSRELRLPLEMDWMAVSSYGNDHKSSGVVKILKDLDTAMEGRHVLIVEDIVDSGLTLSWLLENFRSRGAQSLRVMTLLRKPDAMTVDVPLDYVGFDIPNKFVVGYGLDYANRYRSLTSVAVLKPEVYGGNPPE, from the coding sequence ATGGACACTGCTGACGTTCAGGGCGATTTAGAGGACATTCTGCTCACTCCGGAGCAGATTTCGACGAGGATCGCCGAAATCGCCCGGGAGATCGAATCGGATCTGGAGGGTGAAACCCCGCTGTTGGTGGGGGTGTTGCGTGGTGCGGTAATGGTGATGGCCGATTTGTCGCGCGAGCTTCGACTGCCGCTGGAAATGGATTGGATGGCGGTGTCCAGTTACGGTAACGACCACAAATCCAGCGGTGTGGTGAAAATTTTGAAAGACCTCGACACCGCCATGGAGGGTCGACACGTGTTGATCGTGGAAGACATTGTCGACTCGGGGCTTACCCTCTCCTGGTTGTTAGAAAACTTCCGCTCCCGCGGGGCACAGTCATTGCGGGTCATGACCCTTCTTCGTAAACCAGACGCCATGACGGTCGATGTGCCGTTGGACTATGTGGGCTTTGATATTCCCAACAAATTTGTTGTCGGTTACGGCTTGGACTACGCCAACCGCTATCGAAGCCTCACCTCAGTGGCTGTGTTGAAACCTGAGGTTTACGGCGGCAACCCGCCAGAGTAA
- the tilS gene encoding tRNA lysidine(34) synthetase TilS → MALEPPEAPRRPRLTPPMADARRAITDCLEAEDAARPGGIAPGSLFLIAVSGGADSLALAYAASFVFARAGHRVEAIIIDHQLQHDSAEVALTAQETLKTMGVDAHIVPVDIGPMDIRSGDSESGDVMSREVAGNAGNIESRARDARYEALSAVAASRGATAVLLGHTKDDQAETVLLGLTRGSGPQSIAGMQSVSGLWWRPFLGLSRAATEQVCVDAGLAWWSDPHNSEDRFVRPRIRHRVMPVLEQQLGPGVADALVRTAELVRQDGEVLDQMANDVYESLGDQASAGIVPVGLWQSQPAAVVSRVLRLVAKNAVGSHLSHTHTEALMRLVTHWRGQGPVDIPGGRVVRQGDELRFSPQ, encoded by the coding sequence GTGGCACTAGAGCCCCCAGAAGCCCCCCGGCGCCCCCGGCTCACCCCGCCGATGGCTGATGCCAGGCGGGCCATCACCGACTGCCTAGAAGCAGAAGATGCCGCCCGACCGGGCGGCATTGCCCCTGGTTCTTTGTTTCTTATTGCCGTGAGCGGTGGTGCCGATTCCCTGGCACTCGCCTACGCCGCATCGTTTGTCTTTGCCAGAGCGGGACACCGCGTAGAAGCCATCATCATCGACCACCAACTCCAACATGACTCCGCCGAAGTCGCCCTCACGGCCCAAGAGACCCTGAAGACCATGGGTGTCGACGCTCACATCGTGCCGGTGGATATCGGGCCAATGGATATCAGGTCAGGGGACAGCGAGTCAGGTGATGTGATGTCACGCGAGGTTGCCGGCAACGCCGGCAACATCGAATCGCGTGCACGCGATGCCCGCTACGAGGCCTTGTCTGCTGTGGCGGCATCTCGCGGGGCAACGGCCGTGTTACTCGGTCACACCAAAGACGATCAAGCAGAAACCGTTCTTCTTGGTCTGACCCGTGGGTCTGGGCCACAGAGCATCGCTGGGATGCAGAGCGTCTCTGGACTGTGGTGGCGACCGTTTTTGGGACTCTCCCGGGCGGCAACCGAGCAGGTGTGTGTCGATGCGGGGCTCGCCTGGTGGTCTGACCCCCACAACAGTGAGGATCGTTTTGTCAGACCACGCATTAGACACCGCGTGATGCCGGTGTTGGAGCAACAGTTGGGCCCCGGTGTGGCCGATGCCCTAGTGCGCACTGCGGAACTGGTTCGCCAAGACGGTGAAGTGTTGGATCAGATGGCGAACGACGTCTACGAATCGTTGGGAGACCAGGCCAGCGCAGGAATCGTTCCGGTGGGGCTGTGGCAATCGCAGCCGGCGGCCGTGGTGTCCCGGGTGTTGCGCTTGGTGGCAAAGAATGCTGTGGGGTCCCACCTCAGCCACACCCACACGGAAGCGTTGATGCGCCTGGTCACCCACTGGAGGGGGCAAGGCCCAGTCGATATTCCCGGCGGTAGGGTGGTCAGGCAAGGAGATGAGCTGAGGTTTTCACCCCAGTAA
- the ppa gene encoding inorganic diphosphatase: MADYPAVIEIPRGSRNKYEVDHETGRVFLDRVLYTSFVYPADYGFIEHTLADDGDPVDVLVMTEYPLFPGVGLKVRPVAVFNMTDDGGVDAKVLCVPSGDPRWDYIQDIDDVPEYTKKEIEHFFEHYKDLEPGKWVKTEAWSDKAEAEKIIEESVKAYNDAK; this comes from the coding sequence ATGGCCGACTACCCCGCCGTCATTGAAATCCCCCGCGGATCACGCAACAAATACGAAGTAGACCACGAAACCGGTCGAGTGTTTCTCGACCGCGTGCTCTACACGTCATTTGTGTACCCCGCTGACTACGGCTTTATTGAGCACACTCTTGCCGATGACGGCGACCCGGTCGATGTCCTCGTGATGACCGAATATCCGTTGTTTCCCGGTGTGGGTCTGAAAGTCCGCCCGGTGGCGGTATTCAACATGACCGACGACGGTGGTGTCGACGCCAAAGTGCTCTGTGTGCCCTCCGGGGATCCCCGCTGGGATTACATCCAAGACATTGACGATGTGCCCGAGTACACGAAGAAAGAAATCGAGCACTTTTTCGAACACTACAAAGACCTCGAACCCGGTAAGTGGGTCAAGACTGAGGCCTGGAGTGACAAGGCTGAAGCCGAGAAAATCATCGAAGAATCGGTGAAGGCCTACAACGACGCGAAGTAA